The following coding sequences lie in one Arachis hypogaea cultivar Tifrunner chromosome 4, arahy.Tifrunner.gnm2.J5K5, whole genome shotgun sequence genomic window:
- the LOC112794949 gene encoding telomere repeat-binding protein 5-like, with protein MVLQKRLNYSFDGYHVPVIPRASRSVRGRGSIRKKRDSSHIHAFEILASVAVNFLHANESSNPENTSFPKEADLFHGNDVKEKENDETVGLFKGDLFTHGTCSKTTTTCVPSLQGEHDNQSHLEGQGQNVLEREDGGMKRRNSNEKIIHIKGSYVGVTEPGHRVFKDCTLENNVEKPLPECRNHLDSSHGGSAARKLVNTDNDENFARCTQSNLRNKISSPPLDTPKLKDASPIASDENNSRDNSELENLQRMYPFKKRKFFNQTSSSTSDRGSQCQGVFDFSDSKVNSTIHGTGIEESSSIAGQQLHPGSKGCNVKLSIKSFKVPELFIDIPETATIGSLKRTVMEAVTTILGDELHVGILLQGKKIRDDNKTLIQTGICQDDKRHRLGFMLEPRHTRISSPSYNEDPCYLTSSPQQKLSRQSTSLMFQQGTYNVSQERSLIKIESCAEGDLKLASSVADTSANNNMSKCRALVAVPAINMQALAVVPLRRKSGNPDFGQRRIRRPFSVLEVEALVQAVEKLGTGRWRDVKQRAFDHAKHRTYVDLKDKWKTLVHTARISPQQRRGEPVPQELLDRVLAAHAYWSQQQCKHQLKPL; from the exons ATGGTGTTGCAGAAGAGGTTGAACTATAGTTTTGATGGCTATCATGTGCCTGTCATTCCTAGAGCTTCAAGATCTGTTAgg GGGAGGGGTTCCATCCGGAAGAAGCGCGACAGCAGTCATATACATGCTTTCGAAATTCTAGCTAGCGTAGCTGTCAATTTCTTGCATGCAAACGAGAGTTCCAACCCTGAAAACACTTCTTTTCCAAAAGAAGCTGATCTTTTTCATGGTAATGATGTAAAGGAGAAAGAGAATGATGAAACAGTAGGGTTGTTTAAGGGGGACCTTTTCACGCACGGGACGTGTAGCAAAACTACCACTACTTGTGTCCCTAGTTTGCAAGGAGAACATGACAACCAAAG CCATCTTGAAGGGCAAGGACAAAATGTCCTTGAGAGGGAAGATGGAGGCATGAAAAGAAGAAATTCTAATGAGAAAATCATCCATATCAAAGGCAGCTATGTCGGAGTTACTGAACCAGGTCATAGGGTATTTAAAGATTGCACTTTGGAAAATAATGTGGAAAAGCCTTTGCCAGAGTGTCGCAATCATCTTGATTCTTCGCACGGCGGTTCCGCTGCTAGGAAATTAGTTAATACAGATAATGACGAAAACTTTGCTCGGTGCACTCAATCAAACTTGAGGAATAAGATATCGAGTCCACCACTAGACACACCAAAACTGAAGGATGCAAGTCCTATTGCAAGTG ATGAGAACAATAGTAGAGACAACTCTGAACTCGAAAATTTACAACGCATGTATCCATTTAAGAAGAGGAAGTTCTTTAATCAGACCTCATCATCCACATCCGATAGAGGCTCTCAGTGTCAAGGCGTATTTGATTTTTCAGACAGCAAAGTTAATAGCACAATCCATGGTACAG GGATTGAAGAATCGTCCTCTATAGCTGGTCAACAGCTTCATCCTGGATCCAAGGGTTGTAATG TGAAGCTTAGCATAAAATCCTTCAAAGTCCCGGAGCTTTTCATTGATATACCAGAAACTGCAACAATTGGATCACTGAAG AGGACAGTGATGGAGGCTGTGACAACTATACTAGGAGATGAACTACATGTCGGCATCCTTTTGCAGGGAAAGAAGATTCGAGACGACAACAAAACTCTGATTCAGACAGGGATATGCCAAGATGACAAACGTCATAGGTTAGGGTTCATGTTGGAGCCAAGACATACTAGGATTTCTTCACCTTCGTACAATGAAGACCCTTGTTATTTAACTTCTAGTCCACAACAAAAGTTATCTAG GCAATCAACATCATTAATGTTCCAACAGGGAACATATAATGTATCTCAAGAACGCTCTCTGATCAAAATTGAAAGTTGTGCTGAAGGTGATCTCAAATTGGCCTCCTCTGTAGCAGATACTTCAGCTAACAATAACATGTCCAAGTGTCGTGCTCTCGTAGCAGTTCCTGCCATTAACATGCAAGCATTAGCTGTGGTCCCATTGCGGCGCAAATCTGGGAATCCTGACTTCGGACAGCGTCGAATTAGGAGGCCTTTCTCTGTCCTTGAAGTAGAAGCATTGGTTCAGGCAGTTGAAAAACTTGGAACTGGAAG GTGGCGCGATGTCAAACAACGTGCTTTCGATCATGCAAAGCATCGAACTTATGTGGATTTGAAG GATAAGTGGAAGACATTGGTGCACACAGCAAGAATCTCCCCTCAGCAAAGAAGAGGAGAACCTGTACCTCAAGAGCTTTTGGATAGGGTCTTAGCCGCACACGCGTATTGGTCTCAACAACAATGCAAGCACCAACTTAAACCTTTGTAA